The genomic interval AACCATTTCAATAACCTGTTCAATAGCTTTATCGCAATCGTGAATGACTGCTCCTTTCTGATTTCTTGGAACAAGCGTTCCGTCATCCTGATAAGCCCTGTCTGCAAAAACTTCACTTGCAGTCTGCAGGCCTTTCGCTTTAGCGCACTCTATCAGCTTGCTTCCCGAAAGACCCATGAGAACAAGATTTGAATCCACTTCATAAACGGCCTCCGCAATCGCATTTGCCATGGATTCGTCTTTTGCAGCCATATTATACATTGCTCCATGTGGCTTGACATGCTGAAGAGTATAACCTTCTGAATCCACAAAAGCTTTTAAGGCACCGATTTGATATTTAACATAATTCTTCAACTCGCTCGGCTTCACTTGCATCGCCCGTCTGCCAAATCCCATCAAATCAGGAAAACCCGGGTGACATCCGATAGCCACATTATATTCAACCGCTTTTTTAACAGTCTCTGCCATGACATTGGGATCTCCGGCATGCCATCCACAAGCAATATTGACCGAACTTACAAGTTTTATGATTTCATCGTCCATACCTAACTGATAATTGCCAAAGCTTTCACCTAAATCACTATTCATATCTACTCGCATCACTTCACCTCCCTTGTCTTTTTTATTTCACCCTTATTATTCGCAATTCCCATGCCAACCAACAAGTAGGGAATTGCATGGAATTTAAAACTTTCAAATATAAAAAAACGAGCGGTTTCGCTCGTTTTTGAGAATTTTCGCTCAAATATCTACAATTCAACTATTCCACTTTATCTAATCTTCTCTTCAACGCAAAGCGACTTATATTAAGCATCTCTGCAGCCTTGGATCTGTTTCCGTGGTTAATCTCCATTGATTTATCTATACATTCCTTTTCAATATCCAGCAGCAACTCCGGCAAGTCGAGATCTTTGCCTTGTTCAAGCCTTAGCAAAAAATCATAATTCATTTTAGACATCGCATCCATATTTTGCTCTTGAATGTGAATTGGCAGGTCTACAATATCTATCCAATCTTCGGTCTGAACTATACAGGCTCTTTCTATTATATTTCGCAGTTCGCGGATATTGCCCGGCCAAGAGTATAAACCCATGCTTCGAATGGCATTATCGGTAAACCCTTTGAATTTCTTATTGAACTTCAAGCTGTAATGATTCATGAAATATTCGGCAAGTATGCCAATATCCTCTCTTCGATTTCTTAATTCAATCATCCTTATGGGAACAACATTTACCCTATAGTATAAATCGGCTCTGAATAATTTCTGATTGACCATATCCAACAAATTTCTATTCGTCGCTGCAATCACACGTACATTGACATCGATTTCTTTG from Peptostreptococcaceae bacterium carries:
- a CDS encoding LamB/YcsF family protein, translating into MMRVDMNSDLGESFGNYQLGMDDEIIKLVSSVNIACGWHAGDPNVMAETVKKAVEYNVAIGCHPGFPDLMGFGRRAMQVKPSELKNYVKYQIGALKAFVDSEGYTLQHVKPHGAMYNMAAKDESMANAIAEAVYEVDSNLVLMGLSGSKLIECAKAKGLQTASEVFADRAYQDDGTLVPRNQKGAVIHDCDKAIEQVIEMVKNKRVRTITGKIIEINAESICVHGDNPKALEFVTAIRKRLTMENIDIKPIIDK